The DNA window TACAATCGTAATGGAGTTTTTATTTACGCGAGCAACGAGTCAAAGTCCGTGCTTGCACGAGACCTTGACGACTGCCGCGATAACGAGCAAAACTCGCAAAGCGTGTTTTGGCTCGTTTTACCATTTAATCTTTAAGGGAGGGAAAAACCATGGAAAAACTCTTTAAACTGAAAGAGCATAACACCACGGTAAAAACAGAAGTGATGGCAGGTATTACCACATTTCTTACCATGGCGTATATTCTCGCAGTTAACCCTAACATGTTGAGTGCTTCCGGAATGGACAGCGGCGCAGTTTTCACAGCTACCGCACTGGCATCCGCACTGGCGACTTTTATTATGGCGTTCTGGGCAAATTATCCGATCGCACTGTCAGCAGGTATGGGACTGAATGCTTACTTTGCTTATACAGTATGTCTCGGACAGCTGCAGGGAATCGATGATCCCTGGAAGATCGCACTGGCTGCTGTACTGGTAGAGGGTATCATTTTCATTATTCTTTCATTTTTCAAATTGCGTGAAACGATCGTCAACGCAATCCCTGAGAACCTGAAATACGGTATTACATCCGGTATCGGTCTGTTTATCGCATTTGTTGGTCTTAAGGGTGCCGGTGTTGTCGTATCTGACGACTCCACACTGGTTGCACTCGGTAACTTCGGAAGACCGGAAGTTGCTCTGTGCCTGATTGGTATCCTGGTGATTGCTGTGATGAATCACTATAATGTAAAAGGATCTATTCTCTGGGGTATCCTGATCACCTGGGTTCTGGGAATCATTGCTCAGCTGACAGGCTGGTATGTAGTAGATCCGGATGCTGGGGCAACCTCTCTGATTCCGTCTCTGAGTGCTTCTTCCTTCATCCCGCCGTCCATCTCATCAACTTTCTGCAAATTTGATTTCGCATGGATCGGTTCTCATGTATCTGAGTTCGTTGTTATCGTATTCTCATTCCTGTTTGTAGATATGTTCGATACCATCGGTACTGTTATCGGTGTTGCTGAAAAAGCTGATCTGCTGGATGAGGACGGTAATCTCCCTCGCGTAGGCCGTGTCCTGATGGCAGATGCTATCGGTACTGTAGCAGGTTCTATGCTGGGTACTTCCACAGTTACCAGTTTCGTAGAGTCCAGTTCAGGTGTTGCGGAAGGTGGAAAAACCGGTCTGACCGCTATGACAACCGGTATCCTGTTTTTGGTTGCACTGTTCCTGTCACCGATCTTCCTGGCTATTCCAAGCTTTGCCACAGCTCCGGCTCTGGTAATCGTTGGTTTCTTCATGGCTTCTTCCATCAAGAAAATGGAATTCGACGGTGATCTGGCAGATGCTGTCGGCGGATATCTGGCATTCCTGATGATGCCTCTTACGTATTCTATCGCAAACGGTATCATGTTCGGTGTTCTGGCATGGTTCATCATTAAAGTATGCACCGGTCAGCTGAAAAAGATTCATCCGGTTATGTATATCGTATGTGCATTGTTTATTATCCGTGTAATTACAATTATTATCTAATCTCGGAAAGTAAAATAAACGACATAAAAAATATGCCCTGAAGGACCAGATTTGGATCCCTCCGGGGCATATTTTTTTACGCCGTCAACGAGTCAAATCCGTACTCGCTCGAGTTCCTGACAACTTCTATAAGAACAGGTAAACTTCTAAAAAAGACCAGCAGAGGAATCGTAAGCAATTTCCCCTGCTGGCTTTTTTAATATGTCTGAATCATTTTTCTTTCACAGTAATATGTGTTTTATTTCTCTGCTTCCATACGAAGAACGGTGATGTGAGCCGGATTTTCGTAATCTTTCTCATATCCGTTATCGTTGTAGTATTCATACTCAGCAGCATTTTCTACGAAGCCGATGCACTCCGGATGATCGAAGTCTACTTCGTCTACGCACTGACCACCTTTTGCCATCGGAATCAGGTGATCCGGGCGGATGAAGAAGATGACATCGGTCAGAGCTACTTCTACATAGTGATCGCCCTTCTCCAGGATCTCTTCTTCTTTTGTTCCATCTTCTTTGAAACGAACCAGTTTCATGCGCTCCGGCAGGTATACATAACGGCCTTCTGCGTTCTGCTCGTATACCGGTGCAATCATCATACCGTCACCCAGTAACAGCTGATCTTCTACTTTGACAGCACGCCTGTCTTCCGGATAATCGAAAGCCAGCGGACGGAACATCATCTCGTCTCTTAAAACAGCTTTCATGTATTCGCTGTACAGATACGGCAGTAATTTGTAACGCATGCTGATGATATGGCGGAATCCATCGATTTTCTCAAAGCGGTATGCTTCCTGTACACGGGTTCCCATAGCGGAATGGTTTCTCATCAGTGGAGTGAAGATTCCCAGTTCCAACCATCTCAGTACCAGATCTTCGGTGGTGTCAGCGCCAAATCCGCCAAGGTCAGCTCCTGTATACAGGAAACCGCACATGTTCAGGGATGGCATCATCTTCAGATTCAGCAGGATATGTGACCACCAGGATTTGTTATCACCCTGCCAGATTCCACCGTAACGGTGCATGCCGATATAGGAGGAACGGGAGTACATCAGGATTCGTTTGTCCGGCTCCAGGCGTTCGAACGCTTCTCCTGCTGCTCGTGTCATGTTATATCCAAACAGGTTATGTACTCTGTCGTGACGGATCTTTTCACCGTTCATGTTGTGATAGAATACTTTATAATCTTCCGTATTGTTGGACAAGCTACGTACCAGACCGTTGAACTCGTTGTATTTGTCCAGATCCAGGTTCTGTCCTTTGAATTTGTCCAGTTCTTCCAGAACGTTTTTCAGACGGTCTTCGGTATAGAAGATTGCCGGCTCGTTCATATCGTTCCAGAAACCTTCCACGCCCTGGTCTAACAGGAACTGGTATTTATTTCCGAACCATTCTCTTGCTTCTTTGTTCAGCATATCCGGGAACAGTGCTTTTCCAGGCCATACAGCTGCAACAAATGGAGATCCGTCTTCTTTCTTACAGAAGTATCCTTTTTCCAGACCTTCTTCGTAAACATCATATCCTTCTTCTTGTTTTACACCGGCATCGATGATCGGAACCAGGTGGATATGTTCTTTTTTCATTTCTTCGTTAAATACTGCGAAATCAGGGAAAGTTTCGTTGTTCAGGGTAAAGTCTTTGTATCTTTCCATATAATCGATATCCAGATATACGCTGTCTAACGGAATACCCAGTTCTCTGTGTTTTCTAACAACTTCACGGACTTCGTCTTCGTCCATGTAGCTCCAGCGGCTCTGTCCGAAACCAAATGCCCACTTCGGTGCAATGTAACTGCGTCCTACCAGATGGCGGAACTGTTTTACGATATCTTTGACATTCTCGCCGGTAATGACATAAACATCCAGGTTCCAGTCGGATGCTGTGATCACCAGTTCTTCGGAACGGGTATATCCCACATCAAAACGGATGATTCCCGGGTAATCTACAAAGATACCAAAAGTTTCTTTGCCGTCTACTACCAGGAAGTTGTGTGCGCCGTACAGGGAGTGACGGTCTTCTTTGTGTTCCGGATCGTCGCTGCATTTGCTTTCATAATACCAGCCTCTTTTGTTGATACCACGAACATTTTCACCCAGACCATAGACCTGATCTTTGTCTTCCATGGTGTAAGACAGGGTCATTGCCTGCTCATCCACGGTAAAATAAGGCAGTACGCCGTTTTCCTGTTCCGGTTTGTTTAATACAGCTTCTGTTTCGATTACGTTTCCATACACGTATCTGCGAATCATAGTTTTCTTACCTCCATAACTCGTTAGTACATTCTCCATAACGGTCCAATTTCTTTACATTTGAACAGTTATCTCTCTTTTTCTTTAGTATACTGGATAATGCAGAAAAAAACATGCTCTATTTTAACTGAAAATTGCCTTATTTTGACTTTCCGGGATCTGTCGGCCATCTGTTTCCATAGAATAGTTCTCTTTTACAATCATCTGCGACACAGTTACCGCCTCATATCCCTCTTCTTTCAGCTGTGGATGCAGCAGCGATATCATTTCTCCGGCATTTTCTCCTTCTGCGTGGAAGCGGAGAATCTCACCGTCCCGGAGCGTATGGGTCTGTAACATCTGTTTTACCTGATTCTCTGCCCCGTAGTCTTTCCAGTCCAGACTGTCGATACTCCACGCCACCGGGTAGCTTCCACAGGCGTAGACCGTGCGGAGAACTTCATTATTATACTCCCCGCCCGGGATCCGGAAAAATACGCACGGTTCCTCTGTGACAGTTCCGATCGTCTCCCGGAGCGTCTGAAGTTCTTTCCGGCACGCTCTCGCCGTCATCTGCTCCACGCATACTTCCTGTTCGCTCAGTCCCTGGATCTCATGCCCCTGCTGGCAGATCTGTATCGCCAGACTTCTGTTATTTTCGATCCAGGATGCAGTAGCAAAAAAGGTCGCCGGAATCTCCTGCTGTCTCAAAATCTGCAACAGCTGCTCTACCTGTTCCTGCTTTTGGTTCGTTCCACTCAGTTCAAAAGTATAGGCAATCTGCTTTTTCCCGGTTTCCACAGAACAGATGGGGAATTCCTGCCCGTTGACGCTGGTACTTGCCGTGACTACCTTTTCTCCTACATCTACCCAGTAAAAAACGGACAGCCCGGTGATCAGCACAAGCGCAAGGATCACCACGCCCCACATTCCTTTCTTCATATTTTCGCACCCGTTCCCCCGGTGTTCTCTCTTTACTATATGGATGTGGAAGGTGTTGTATGACTCGGTGTTCGCATGAACGAGATAAAATACGCTTTGCGAATTTGACTCGTTGCTCGCGTAGAAAAAGCTGCCGCCGGATCTATACATCCGGCGACAGCCTGCATTGCATTTTCTTATTTAACTCACAACATTTCCAACCAGAACATAAGATACCACATACATGATCACGGTTGCCATGGCGATTCCGCACAGGATGGCCAGTGAGGATTTTTTGATATCGATGCCGAGCAGAGACGCGATCAGCGCACCGGTCCACGCGCCTGTTCCCGGAAGCGGGATTCCCACAAAAAGCACCAGCCCCCAGAACTCATACTGCTGGATCTTGTCGCTTCTTCCCATCGCCCGATTTTCCAGTTTGATGATCAGTCCGCGGAAGCATTTTACTTTCTTCATCCACTGGAAGATCTTTTTGATAAACAGCAGGATGAACGGAATCGGTAAAATATTTCCGATGATACAGATCGGGATTGCCTGCACGGCGGATACTTTCAGAAGGGAGCTGGCAAGCAGTCCTCCTCGAAGCTCCAGAAGCGGCATCATCGAAATCAAAAAAACAACTGCTTTCTCCGATATATAAGGTCCTAAAGTTGCGGCAAACCATGTAACAAGTGATTCCATATATTTCTCCTATTTTTTATAATTTTTCAAGAATTTAATTAACATCTCCATATCTTCCTGTGTTCCAATCGTGATACGCAGATAATTGTCGATTCTCGGTTTGTTAAAGTAACGCACGATAATGTTGGCTTCCCGAAGTGCTGCAAACAGTTCTGCTGCCGGGATCTCCGGATGCGAAGCAAAAATAAAGTTCGCTTTGGAGTCTCCGAAGACAAATCCAAGCTTCGCCAGTTCCTTCTTGGTCCATTCTCTGGTCTCCACCACTTTATGCACCGTTTCCTCAAAATATGCCCGGTCAGAGATCGCAGCTGCGCCAAGCGCCAGGGTTGTCTGATCCATTGTGTATGAATTGAAGGAATATTTGACATCGTTCAGGTATTTGATCAGCACCGGATTGCCCATCGCATAGCCGATACGCATACCTGCCATTCCTCTCGACTTCGAGAAGGTCTGTACCACCAGAAGGTTGTCGTATTTTTCAATCAATGGCAGCGCAGAAGCCGCACCGAAATCCACATAGGCTTCATCCACAACCACGATCACATCCGGGTTGGCTTTGATGATTGCTTCCACATCCTGCATGCCAAGTTCCACACCGGTCGGAGCGTTCGGGTTCGGAAAAATAATTCCTCCGTTTTCCCGGAAATAGTCCTCTTTACGGATCGTAAAATCATCGGTCAGCGGAACCGTCTCATACGGGATCCGAAGCATATCTGCCCACACATCATAAAAAGAATAAGTGATATCCGGGAACAGAATCGGTTTTTTAGAATTGAAAAAGGTCATAAAAATCATTGCCAGCACATCGTCGGAACCTACGCCCACAAATACCTGGTCTTCCTGCAGCTGATAGAAATCAGCGATTCCTTTGACCAGCACGGAAGCTGCCGGATCCGGATACAGACGCATACAGTCCACATCGATCGCTTTCAGTGCTTCTGCCACTTTCGGTGACGGCGGATATGGGTTCTCGTTGGTGTTCAGTTTGATCAGGTTCTGTACTTTTGGCTGTTCGCCCGGCACGTAGGGAACTACTTTCCGGACATTCTCTTCCCATTTTTTCATCGGTATCTCCTCATTCTTTTCTGCTGTCTGTGTGGGACTGCCTGTTTTTTGTCCTTTACACAATTTTTACACACTACTGTGTATTATAAGGATATTCCCCGTTCAAGTCAACGGGAGATATACACAGAAAATGACCGGCAGACTTTCGCGTACCGGTCATTTTCCTGTTTTAATCACATATTAGAATTGCATATTATATAATCCCGCATAGATACCACCCTGTGCCAGCAAACTCTCATGCGTTCCCTCTTCCGCGATGCCGTCTTCCGTCAGCACCAGGATCCGCTCAGCATTTCTGATCGTCGATAATCGATGGGCGATCACAAATGTGGTTCTGTCTTTTGCCAGCAGTTCCAGAGAATGCTGCACGATCTTCTCGCTCTCATTATCCAATGCCGAGGTCGCCTCGTCGAAGATCAGCACCGGCGGGTTCTTTAAGAATACTCGGGCGATCGAGAGACGCTGTTTTTGTCCACCGGAAAGCTTGACACCGCGCTGTCCGATGTCCGTGTTGTATCCTTCCGGCAGGCTCATGATAAATTCATGGGCATTTGCCGCCATCGCTGCATTTACCACTTCCTCGTCGGTGGCTTCCGGTTTTCCGTAGCGGATATTTTCGAGGATCGTTCCCGCAAACAGGTAAACATCCTGCTGCACGATACCGATCTGTCTTCGCAGATCTTTCAACTTCACATCCCGGATATCGATGCCGTCCAGCCGGACAGCCCCTCCGGTCACATCGTAGAACCGCGGGATCAGTGAACAGAGCGTTGTCTTTCCCGCACCGCTGCTTCCTACTAACGCCACGTATTCTCCCGGTTTCACATCCAGATTCACATGGGACAGCACATTTTCTTTATTTTCACTGTAATGGAAGGATACATCCTCAAACTGAATCTCTCCCTGCACCCGATCCAGCGATTTTGCATCCTCTTTGTCCTTGATATCCGGTGCGATATTCATGATCTCCACGAAACGCTCGTAACCGCTGTAGCCGTTCTGGAACTGTTCTGTGAAGTTTACCAGTTTTTTGACCGGTTCCGTAAAGTTATTGATATAAAGAAGGAAGGTCACCAGATCCGCCGCGGAAAGTTCCCCTTTCATCATCAGCCACGCGCCCATCAGAAGAGATCCCACCGTGATCAGCGTGGAAAATACGCCCATCCCGGAGTTATACGTTCCCATATACCGATAAGACTTTTTCTTGGAATCCACAAACCGGCTGTTTCCCTCCTCGAACTTGTCCATCTCCGTCTTTTCGTTGCTGAAAGATTTGACCACACGGATGCCGGAAAGACTGTCCTCGATCTGACTGTTGATATCCGCGATTCTCGCCCGGTTCTCCCTGAACGCTCCGCGCATCCGGCCATTCATTGCCACGGCATACAGAAGCATAATCACAACAAAGCCGATTGCAACGAAAGCCAGTTTCGCATTGATCACCAGAAGAATGATAAATGCACCCAGCAGTTTGATTGCAGAAATCACCACATCTTCCGGTCCGTGGTGTAACAGTTCCGTGATATCAAACAGGTCACTGGTGATTCTTGAGAGCAGATGTCCCACTTTCTGATTATCGAAAAATGCAAAGGACAGCTTCTGGTAATGTCCGAAGATCTCATTTCGCATATCGTGTTCGATCTTCGCACCCATCACATGACCATAATACCCGATAAAATAGTTACAGTATCCTTCTACAATCACCAGCAGCACCATAAAAATCCCCAGCCGGATGATGGTCGAGGATGCTTCCTCAATGGGAAGCAGCACAACAGTTCCCGTAATATACCGCACCATCAACGGAATCACAAGGGTAATGGCTGCTCCGATCATCGCAAACATCATATCCGCCAGGAACAGCCCCTTATACGGTTTGTAATACGCCGACAGTTTTTTCTTTTCGTTCTCCATATTTTTTCCTCCCATAGTTTCTGCCATACTTTTTCATTCCATGCCATTTAGTATAGTAGTACCTTCCGGAAAGTGCAATGTAGAATCTTGTATATTTTTTCTTTTATTCCGAAATTTTCAAAAAACTACATCAGATATATAAAATAAGCCAGATAAGATATCAGCATCACAATACCCGCCGGCCTGGTCAGCGCCCGTTTTCTCCAGGTACAGATCCATAACAGAAGCCCGGCTCCCAGCGCGATCACCGTATCGATGCCAAATCCCGGGAGAAACTCCACCGGAACAATCAGTGCTGCCGTACCTACCACGAACAAAATATTGAAAATATTGCTTCCCACGATATTTCCGATCGCAATATCTGCTTTTCCCTTCCGTGCTGCAGACACCGAGGTGAACAGCTCCGGAAGGGATGTTCCAAGTGCCACCACCGTAAGACCGATCACACGCTCACTGATTCCCAGCGCCCTTGCAATTGCCGTTGCCGCATCCACGGTAACATCACTGCCCCAGACCACCAGCAGCAGTCCCAGTACCGTTGCAAGGAGCAATTTCCACATCGGTTTTGCTTCCTCCGCGACCACTTCTTCTTTGTTCTTTTTTGCACAATAAAACAGATATCCCAGATAAAGTAAGAATACCACCCAGAGGATAACACCTTCGCTGAATGTAATCTGATTTCCGCTTTTTCCCAGTACCAGTAACAGAACTGTAATTACCATCATATAAGGAATCTCGATCCATATCGTAGATTTCTGTACCGCCACCGTTGTGATTACCGCAGTAATACCAAGAATGATCAGAATATTCAAAATATTGCTTCCCACAATGTTTCCGATCGTAATTCCCGCGTTCCCTTTTAACGCCGAGTTGATACTTACCGCCGCCTCCGGCATACTCGTTCCCATCGCCACAATCGTCAGCCCGACCACCAGCTGCGGGATCCCGAACCGCTCTGCGATCCCGGACGCTCCGTCTACAAACCAATCAGCCCCTTTCACCAGCATCAGAAAGCCCAACGCCAGCAACACCATCTGTAAAATCATTTCCATTCTCTTTCCCTCCTGCTTTCCGTGTGCGCTGGAAAGATCCGGTTCTTTGTCGGCGTTTCTTTTTTATATACAGAAAAAGAACGAGACTTTCACCGCACACAAATGATGCGATAAAAGTCTCGTTCTTCTTTCAGTGGATACCCCGGTCTTTCGACGTGATGACGAGGTATCCAACACCTGATCGGTGTGAACTACTCCCTGTTATCTACTATTAGAATACCAAAGGACAACTTCACATGTCAATCAGAATTTTTGTTATTTAATTGCTTCGAAACCATGCTCCAGATCAGCGATGATATCATCGATGTTTTCTGTACCGATGGACAGACGTACGGTGCTTGGTGTGATACCGCCTTCGCGCAGTTCCTCTTCATTCATCTGAGAATGAGTGGTGGATGCCGGATGGATAACCAGAGATTTTACATCTGCTACGTTAGCCAGCAACGAGAACAGTTCCAGAGATTCTGTGAATTTCTGTGCTTTCTCCTGTCCGCCTTTTACTTCGAAAGTAAAGATGGAAGCTGCACCGTTCGGGAAATATTTGTTATACAGATCCAGCTGATGGCCTTCTGCCAGAGATGGATGATTTACTTTTTCTACCTGTGGATGGTTCTTCAGGAATTCAACAACCTTCAGAGCATTTTCCACATGACGTTCTACACGAAGAGACAGTGTCTCCAGTCCCTGCAGAAGCAGGAAAGAGTTAAATGGAGAAATCGTAGCTCCCTGATCTCTCATCAGAGTAGTACGGATTTTCATTACATAAGCGATGTTTCCGCATGCTTCGCTAAATACAACACCATGGTAAGATGGGTTCGGTTTTGTGATTCCCGGGAACTTGTCGTTCTGTGTCCAGTCGAATTTACCACCGTCAACGATGATACCACCCATTACGCTTCCGTGTCCACCCATGAACTTGGTTGCGGAATGTACTACGATATCTGCGCCATGCTCCAGTGGACGAATCAGGAACGGTGTAGCAAATGTGCTGTCTACGATCAGCGGAATACCGTTTTCATGAGCGATTGCGGATACTGCTTCCAGATCCAGAACATCAGAGTTCGGGTTACCCAGTGTCTCACCATACAAAAGTTTGGTGTTCGGCTGGATGGCTTTACGGAAGTTTTCCGGATCAGAAGGATCTACGAATGTTACGGAGATTCCCTGCTCTTTTAAAGTATTTGCAAACAGGTTGTAAGTTCCACCATATACATGTGCGGAAGATACGATGTGATCACCTGCTGTTGCAATGTTCTGTACTGCGTATGTGATAGCTGCGGAACCGGTTGCTGTAGCCAGAGCTGCTGCGCCGCCTTCCAGTGCTGCTACTCTCTCTTCGAAAACAGAACTTGTCGGGTTCATCAGACGGGAATAGATGTTACCGCCTTCTGTCAGTCCGAAACGTCCTGCTGCCTGTGCGGAATCTTTGAATACATAAGATGTTGTTGCGTAAATCGGCACTGCTCTCGCATCTGTAGCCGGGTCTGGATGTTCCTGTCCTGCATGTACCTGTAAGGTTTCAAATTTGTAATTCTTGCTCATGGTTTTTTCTCCTCTTATTCTTTCTGTATGGTTGGATCCCTATTGGGGAATTATGTACTTTTTACTTTTTCTTCCGCTCTTCGGACTTTCCTTTGGCGAATCCTCCGCGGAATCTCAGATATTCACTCTTTTTTGGCTTCACATTCGTCCAAATCTATAATTGTGGCGGACTAAAAAGGGTAATCTTTCTTTCATTTCCCTATTCCCTACCTCTCTGGTATGTTTATGAACATATATTACCACCGAAATCCCCTACCGTCAATAGGTTTTTCCAATTTTTCCATTTTTCTTTTTTATTATACCACAGCGTTATTCCTTGACAAGCACTTCGTCTTTTCGATATAATAAAGAAGAGAAATCAAACGAACACATGGCTTTCGTATAAAAAATGTGCTGAACTCGTATTCTTTCAATGGATACGGGTTTTTTTTATGCGTTCAGCCTTAGGAAAACAGAGGTGACAACTATGATGTATGATGTAATTATTGTCGGAGCCGGTCCCGGCGGAATCTTCTCTGCCTATGAACTGGTTCAGAAAAAACCGGGACTGAAGATTGCTGTATTTGAGGCGGGTAATCCGTTGAGCAAACGCCACTGTCCGATCGACGGTGAGAAAGTGAAAACCTGTATCGGCTGTAAGACCTGCGCGATCATGAGCGGTTTCGGCGGCGCCGGTGCATTTTCCGATGGAAAATACAATATCACCAACGACTTCGGCGGAACTCTTTACGAGCATATCGGCAAAAAGACCGCCCTGGATCTGATGAAATACGTGGATGAGATCAATGTCTCCCACGGCGGCGAAAATACCCGTATGTTCTCCACAGCCGGAACCAAATTCAAAAAGCTGTGTATCCAGAACAAGCTGAAACTGCTGGATGCTTCCGTTCGTCATCTGGGAACCGATATCAACTATGTCGTTCTGGAAAATCTGTATAACGAGCTGAAAGAACAGGTGGATTTCTTCTTCCTGACTCCGGTAACTTCTGTCGAATATAACGATTCCATTTACACCCTGCACTACGGCAAGGATGATACTGCCACCTGTAAACAGTGTATCATCTCTGTCGGACGAAGCGGCAGTAAATGGATGGAAACGGTCTGTCAGGATCTGCAGATTCCTACCAAATCCAACCGTGTCGACCTGGGTGTCCGCGTCGAACTTCCTGCTGTTGTCTTCTCCCATCTGACGGATGAGTTGTATGAGAGCAAGATCGTATACCGCACCGAGAAGTTCGAGGATAATGTCCGTACCTTCTGTATGAACCCGAACGGTATCGTGGTAAATGAAAATACAAACGGTATCATAACCGCAAACGGCCACAGCTATGAAGATCCGGCAAAATACACGGAAAATACGAACTTTGCCCTGCTGGTATCCAAACACTTCTCCGAGCCATTCAAGGACAGTAACGGATACGGCGAGAGTATCGCCCGTCTCTCCAACATGCTGGGCGGCGGTGTTATCGTACAGCGTTTCGGTGATCTGGTGCGTGGT is part of the Blautia faecicola genome and encodes:
- a CDS encoding NAD(P)/FAD-dependent oxidoreductase gives rise to the protein MMYDVIIVGAGPGGIFSAYELVQKKPGLKIAVFEAGNPLSKRHCPIDGEKVKTCIGCKTCAIMSGFGGAGAFSDGKYNITNDFGGTLYEHIGKKTALDLMKYVDEINVSHGGENTRMFSTAGTKFKKLCIQNKLKLLDASVRHLGTDINYVVLENLYNELKEQVDFFFLTPVTSVEYNDSIYTLHYGKDDTATCKQCIISVGRSGSKWMETVCQDLQIPTKSNRVDLGVRVELPAVVFSHLTDELYESKIVYRTEKFEDNVRTFCMNPNGIVVNENTNGIITANGHSYEDPAKYTENTNFALLVSKHFSEPFKDSNGYGESIARLSNMLGGGVIVQRFGDLVRGRRSTVSRIEEGLVRPTLSATPGDLSLVLPKRILDGIIEMIYALDKIAPGTANDDTLLYGVEVKFYNMEVDIDENLESPYKGLYIIGDGSGVTHSLSHASASGVYVARKIAETL
- a CDS encoding O-acetylhomoserine aminocarboxypropyltransferase/cysteine synthase family protein, giving the protein MSKNYKFETLQVHAGQEHPDPATDARAVPIYATTSYVFKDSAQAAGRFGLTEGGNIYSRLMNPTSSVFEERVAALEGGAAALATATGSAAITYAVQNIATAGDHIVSSAHVYGGTYNLFANTLKEQGISVTFVDPSDPENFRKAIQPNTKLLYGETLGNPNSDVLDLEAVSAIAHENGIPLIVDSTFATPFLIRPLEHGADIVVHSATKFMGGHGSVMGGIIVDGGKFDWTQNDKFPGITKPNPSYHGVVFSEACGNIAYVMKIRTTLMRDQGATISPFNSFLLLQGLETLSLRVERHVENALKVVEFLKNHPQVEKVNHPSLAEGHQLDLYNKYFPNGAASIFTFEVKGGQEKAQKFTESLELFSLLANVADVKSLVIHPASTTHSQMNEEELREGGITPSTVRLSIGTENIDDIIADLEHGFEAIK